TTCTTGAGCGCACCCGCGAGCCCGAGCGGGTTGCGGGTGAACTGCACCGCGGACGAGTCGGCGAGGAACTCCCGCTGGCGCGAGACCGCCGCCTGGATGAGCCGGCCAAAGAACACGCCGAGGTAGCCGATGACCAGCAGCGCGAGTCCCAAGAGAAACAAGACGACGAGAATCCCGCTGGCACCCTTGTCGCGCCGACTGCTCAAACGGTGGCCACGGGAATCGCTGATCAACTGCACGAGCACTTTGCCCACCACCGCGAGGCCCATGATGCCGCCGAGCCAGCCCGCGAGCCGGATGTTCAACCGCATGTCCCCATTCAGGATGTGGCTGAACTCGTGGCCGACCACGCCCTGCAACTCGTCGCGTGTGAGATTCTGCAGCGCGCCGCGGGTCACGGCCACCGCGGCGTCGCTCGTGGTTTTCCCGGCCGCGAAGGCGTTGATGCCGTCCTCATCCTCCAGCACGAACACCGCCGGCGCGGGCACGCCGGAGGCGATGGACATTTCCTCGACCACGTTCAGCAAGCGGCGCTCCAGCGGGTCGAGGCTGGCCGGGTCCACCTGCCGGCCGCCGCAGGATTGCGCCACCGCTGAGCCGCCGCCGGCCAGGCCCGCCCAGGTGATGCCCGCGCCGCACAGCACGATGAGCAAAGTTGCCGCGATGTTGATCGCGATCAAGACCGGGTCGTCGATTCGGCTCTGTCGCGACTCCAATACGAACGGCACCAACGCGCTGACGACCAAATGGACCGCCGTGACGATGAGGGCCAGGGCGATGAAGAACAGGACGAGCAACCGGCCGGTGTTGCGGCGCGCGGATTCCTGTTTGGCGAAGAAGTCCATGCAGGGTTGGGGCCGTTCAGTTGAATGCCACCTTCACATTCTCCCGCTCGGCGTCGTTGTCGATCGTCCACAGCGGGGCCTCGGCAAAATGGAATGCGCGCGCGAGCAGGTTCGCGGGGAACGACTGCACCTGCGTGTTGTAGACCATCACCGCGTCGTTGAAGGCCTGCCGCGCGAATCCGATGCGGTTCTCCGTGGCGCTGAGTTCCTCCATCACGAGCGCCATGCTTTGGTCGGCTTTGAGATCGGGATACGCCTCGGCGATGGCCAGCAAGCGGCCGAGCCCGGCGACGAGCGCGCCCTCGGCCCGGAGCAACTCCCGCATTGCCCCGCTGTCCGCGGGATTCGCGGCGGCGCGCGAGGCGGCGGAGACCGCGGCAGCGCGGGCTGTGGTGACCTCCTCGAGCGTGGCGCGCTCGTGCTTCAGGTAGCCCCTCGCCGTCTCGACAAGGTTCGGGATGAGGTCGTGGCGCCGCTTGAGTTGCACATCGA
This is a stretch of genomic DNA from Verrucomicrobiota bacterium. It encodes these proteins:
- a CDS encoding LemA family protein, giving the protein MLILVPVALAVLLIGYALAVYNGLVALRNQFKRAFAQIDVQLKRRHDLIPNLVETARGYLKHERATLEEVTTARAAAVSAASRAAANPADSGAMRELLRAEGALVAGLGRLLAIAEAYPDLKADQSMALVMEELSATENRIGFARQAFNDAVMVYNTQVQSFPANLLARAFHFAEAPLWTIDNDAERENVKVAFN